The following are encoded together in the Blastocatellia bacterium genome:
- the meaB gene encoding methylmalonyl Co-A mutase-associated GTPase MeaB, with product MNLEKLTTGILNKEIRAVARSISIVENRLDIATKLLQSIFPYTGKALTIGITGSPGAGKSSLVDKLALHYRQKLDNHVGIIAVDPSSPFSGGAILGDRIRMQTLGLDPKVFIRSMATRGNLGGLASATVDAVTILDAAGYEKILVETVGVGQDEIDIVKTADVSVVVLVPGMGDDIQAIKAGLMEIADIFVINKADREGVHRTEIELEALLSITERSDGWVVPIVKTIATQATGIEDLSNAISKYSEFQKESSSQNLTRRHQIAEKRLIEILQARLLSSVISKALKQGELNQFAEAVATRHRDPYSIVEEICTRLNL from the coding sequence GTGAATTTAGAGAAGTTAACTACAGGTATTCTAAATAAAGAAATTCGTGCAGTAGCACGCTCTATTTCTATAGTAGAAAATCGTTTAGATATTGCAACAAAGTTACTTCAATCTATTTTTCCTTATACAGGCAAAGCTCTTACCATTGGAATCACTGGTTCACCCGGAGCAGGTAAAAGCTCTTTGGTCGATAAATTAGCATTACACTATCGCCAAAAATTAGATAACCATGTTGGTATTATTGCAGTTGATCCTTCTAGTCCATTCTCTGGAGGAGCTATCTTAGGTGATCGTATTCGTATGCAAACCCTAGGGTTAGATCCAAAAGTTTTTATTCGTAGTATGGCAACTCGTGGTAATTTAGGAGGTCTCGCTTCTGCTACGGTTGATGCAGTTACTATTTTAGATGCAGCAGGTTATGAAAAAATCCTTGTAGAAACTGTTGGTGTTGGACAAGATGAAATTGATATTGTTAAAACGGCTGATGTTTCTGTAGTTGTTTTAGTTCCAGGCATGGGCGATGATATTCAAGCAATTAAAGCTGGTTTAATGGAAATAGCAGATATTTTTGTTATTAATAAAGCAGATCGTGAAGGGGTACATCGAACCGAAATAGAGCTAGAAGCACTACTAAGTATTACTGAAAGAAGTGATGGCTGGGTGGTGCCAATAGTCAAAACTATTGCAACTCAAGCAACAGGTATTGAAGATTTAAGTAACGCTATTAGTAAATACTCTGAATTTCAAAAAGAAAGTTCTTCTCAAAACCTAACACGTCGTCATCAAATTGCAGAAAAAAGATTAATAGAGATATTGCAGGCAAGATTACTTAGTAGTGTAATATCTAAGGCTCTTAAGCAAGGAGAGCTAAATCAATTTGCTGAAGCGGTGGCAACACGCCATCGTGATCCTTATTCAATTGTTGAAGAAATCTGTACTAGACTTAATTTATAA
- a CDS encoding acyl-CoA dehydrogenase: MDFEFTEEQLQVKRSVREFAESEIRPHVMEWDEAQHFPTELLPKLAELNLTGIIFPEELGGAAMGYIPYAIIIEEIARVDGSIALGVAAHNSLCTNHIFQFGTKEQQEKYVTPLASGKHLGAWALTEPSSGSDAAGMRTTAVKDGNDWIINGSKNFITHATYADTYVVMALTDPSKGNHGASAFVVERGTPGLSPGKKENKLGCRASDTASLILEDCRVSNSQMLGKEGEGFVDALKILDGGRISIAALALGIAQGAYEAALKYSKERKAFGNTISEYQAIQWKLADMATQIDAARLLTMRAAAYKDAGKKVTKESAMAKLYASEVAVKVSEESVQIHGGYGFTKDYPAEKYWRDSKLCTIGEGTSEVQRMVIAREILKFF; the protein is encoded by the coding sequence ATGGATTTTGAATTTACTGAAGAACAACTTCAGGTTAAGAGATCTGTACGTGAATTTGCCGAAAGCGAAATTCGCCCACATGTTATGGAGTGGGACGAAGCACAGCACTTCCCTACTGAACTACTACCTAAATTAGCAGAGCTAAACTTAACAGGAATAATTTTTCCTGAAGAGTTAGGCGGGGCAGCAATGGGTTATATCCCTTATGCCATCATTATTGAAGAAATAGCTAGAGTTGATGGATCAATAGCTCTTGGTGTTGCTGCACATAATTCACTTTGTACTAACCATATATTTCAATTTGGTACTAAAGAACAACAAGAAAAATACGTAACTCCACTAGCTAGCGGTAAACATTTAGGAGCTTGGGCATTGACTGAACCTAGTTCTGGCTCAGATGCTGCTGGTATGCGCACTACAGCCGTAAAAGATGGTAATGATTGGATAATTAATGGTTCTAAAAATTTTATTACCCATGCTACTTATGCTGATACTTATGTAGTGATGGCTTTAACTGATCCTAGCAAAGGTAATCATGGAGCTTCGGCTTTTGTAGTTGAACGAGGTACACCAGGTCTAAGTCCAGGTAAAAAAGAGAATAAACTTGGTTGCCGTGCTTCTGATACAGCTTCTCTAATTTTAGAAGATTGTCGTGTATCAAACTCACAAATGCTTGGCAAAGAGGGCGAAGGTTTTGTTGATGCGTTAAAAATTCTAGATGGTGGCAGAATTTCTATTGCTGCACTAGCTTTAGGTATTGCTCAAGGAGCTTATGAAGCAGCCCTTAAATATTCTAAAGAACGTAAAGCTTTTGGTAATACAATCTCTGAATATCAAGCTATCCAATGGAAGCTAGCTGACATGGCAACCCAAATAGATGCAGCACGTCTGCTTACAATGCGTGCGGCGGCCTATAAAGACGCAGGAAAAAAAGTAACCAAAGAGTCTGCTATGGCAAAACTTTATGCTTCTGAAGTAGCAGTAAAAGTTTCTGAAGAATCTGTTCAAATTCATGGCGGTTATGGTTTTACTAAAGATTATCCAGCAGAAAAATATTGGCGAGATTCTAAGCTTTGCACCATTGGTGAAGGAACAAGTGAAGTTCAACGTATGGTAATTGCACGAGAAATATTAAAGTTTTTTTAG
- a CDS encoding peptidylprolyl isomerase: MNSKPFIAFFLVIIIAAGMLITQNRVTGVSNITITAKEIESWFKLLPPEQLKGMVSQPEPKKLLVDNLKEMFTLSQEAERVGVAANADAQSELDIMEKVTLAGLYRNLKQNEDPKLIEVTEVDKEEYFKKNPNAFNDFIAANARLKAASESQREALRPQFAELMILLERAKKSGLEKDPGYKLMFQIQHASYLATRVQQQLRGSLPVSDDEIKQQYETAKADFEETRARHILVMYPEQRKTTEEALKKAEKKEGEAAPVPTVAKPTTKEEAKKLAEDILAKIKTGEDFAKLAETYSDDPGSGKMGGDLGFFKKDVSFVEPFKSTVFGLKPGEMSGIVETQFGYHIIKVDERRIPELDEGLKAELKEKVLDKKFIEKIDALKAKNTVVIEEGFNFPAIDPNAVSPPPPAHANPQANPQANPQANPTSDGHRRS, translated from the coding sequence TTGAATAGCAAACCGTTTATTGCATTTTTCTTAGTAATTATAATTGCTGCTGGTATGTTAATTACGCAAAACCGTGTAACAGGCGTATCTAACATAACTATTACAGCTAAAGAAATAGAAAGTTGGTTTAAGTTACTTCCACCAGAACAATTAAAAGGTATGGTTAGCCAACCAGAACCAAAAAAATTATTAGTTGATAACTTAAAAGAAATGTTTACTCTTAGTCAGGAAGCCGAACGTGTTGGAGTAGCAGCAAATGCAGATGCTCAATCAGAATTAGACATCATGGAAAAAGTTACTCTTGCAGGTCTTTATCGCAACTTAAAACAAAATGAAGATCCAAAACTAATTGAAGTTACAGAAGTAGACAAAGAAGAATATTTTAAGAAAAATCCTAATGCTTTTAATGACTTTATAGCAGCAAATGCTCGCCTTAAAGCAGCCTCAGAAAGCCAAAGAGAAGCTCTTAGACCTCAATTTGCAGAACTAATGATTTTACTTGAAAGAGCTAAAAAATCTGGCTTGGAAAAAGATCCTGGCTATAAATTAATGTTTCAAATACAACATGCTTCTTATTTAGCTACTCGTGTTCAACAACAACTGCGTGGTTCTTTACCTGTTAGTGATGATGAAATAAAACAACAATATGAAACAGCTAAAGCCGACTTTGAAGAAACTCGCGCTCGTCATATTTTAGTTATGTATCCAGAGCAGCGTAAAACTACCGAAGAAGCTCTAAAAAAAGCTGAAAAAAAAGAAGGTGAAGCCGCCCCCGTTCCTACAGTTGCTAAACCTACAACCAAAGAAGAAGCTAAAAAATTAGCAGAAGACATTCTAGCTAAAATTAAAACAGGAGAAGATTTTGCCAAATTAGCAGAAACTTATTCTGATGATCCTGGTTCTGGAAAAATGGGTGGCGACTTAGGTTTCTTCAAAAAAGACGTTAGTTTTGTTGAACCCTTTAAGAGTACAGTATTTGGTCTTAAACCTGGTGAAATGAGTGGTATAGTTGAAACACAATTTGGTTATCATATTATTAAAGTTGATGAACGCCGTATTCCTGAATTAGACGAAGGTCTTAAAGCAGAACTTAAAGAAAAAGTATTAGATAAAAAATTCATTGAAAAAATAGACGCTCTAAAAGCTAAAAATACTGTAGTAATTGAGGAAGGTTTTAATTTTCCAGCTATTGATCCAAATGCTGTAAGTCCACCACCACCAGCACATGCTAATCCACAAGCCAATCCACAAGCCAATCCACAAGCTAACCCAACTAGTGATGGTCATAGAAGGTCATGA
- a CDS encoding patatin-like phospholipase family protein, translating to MSEKTSKRLNSNVTAINSRQPNKRKKALIYLALAGGGVPALGFEVGGLCALERILNPETKPVSNLNSILTGYQGVSAGAIVSTLMALGFPPHVIRDVMLEQSAAFPSLTRGALGTQPMMYLTLVEQLSRGVLRTVSSVVNGLLNLDLPMIWLPGKNTKLSFSDLRMLARLVRYGAFEQANVNNVIHNVLDTIKGGLYTPAGIGHYIKEVIQEFSPFEDNFNSLTKELYLYAAELNSSQVRVFATHGEHLPYELVNVPISKCVEISCAIPVFFKPVYLPETGKYYTDGGVIKSLHLQNLIDRINYVRPSYKVPAIILTFFPFVPPVFPSGSDYTKLSVLEMLSLSLKMTYLEKFNTALRSYRHEEENNIYIQIFKPSRHSKTARTHPLQDINTQEIAQLNYEGEVSVYRSFLNDYDRLKKVFHQADIEIAPREEIAVLLKACRKYYGLKGISSDDSNIENPNVEPLAKKAKN from the coding sequence ATGTCAGAAAAGACTAGTAAACGCCTAAATAGTAATGTTACAGCTATTAATAGTCGTCAGCCAAATAAACGAAAAAAAGCACTTATTTATTTAGCTTTAGCTGGTGGAGGTGTGCCAGCACTAGGCTTTGAAGTTGGGGGTCTTTGTGCTTTAGAAAGAATTCTTAATCCAGAAACTAAGCCTGTAAGTAACTTAAATAGTATACTTACAGGTTATCAAGGGGTTTCGGCTGGAGCAATAGTTTCTACACTTATGGCGTTAGGCTTCCCACCTCATGTTATTAGGGATGTTATGTTAGAACAGTCTGCTGCCTTTCCTTCTCTTACTCGTGGTGCTTTAGGGACTCAACCAATGATGTATCTTACTTTGGTTGAACAACTGTCTCGTGGAGTTTTACGTACTGTTTCTTCTGTTGTTAACGGTTTATTAAATTTGGATTTGCCAATGATATGGCTGCCAGGTAAAAACACTAAATTAAGTTTTTCTGACTTACGAATGTTAGCACGTTTAGTGCGTTATGGAGCATTTGAACAAGCTAATGTTAACAATGTTATTCATAATGTTTTAGATACAATTAAAGGTGGTCTTTATACTCCTGCTGGCATAGGACATTATATTAAAGAAGTGATACAAGAATTTTCTCCTTTTGAAGATAATTTTAATAGTTTAACCAAAGAACTTTATTTATATGCAGCAGAATTAAATAGCTCTCAAGTACGTGTTTTTGCTACACATGGCGAACATTTACCATATGAGTTAGTCAATGTGCCTATATCAAAATGTGTAGAAATTTCTTGTGCTATACCTGTATTTTTTAAGCCTGTTTATTTACCAGAAACAGGAAAATATTATACAGATGGAGGAGTAATTAAGAGTTTACATTTACAAAATTTAATTGATCGAATTAATTATGTAAGACCTAGTTATAAAGTCCCAGCTATTATTTTAACTTTCTTTCCTTTTGTTCCACCAGTTTTTCCAAGTGGAAGTGATTACACTAAACTAAGTGTTTTAGAAATGCTTTCTTTATCATTAAAAATGACTTATTTAGAAAAATTTAATACAGCACTACGTTCTTACAGACACGAAGAAGAAAATAATATTTACATCCAAATTTTTAAACCAAGTCGTCATAGTAAAACTGCCCGAACACATCCACTACAAGATATAAACACTCAAGAAATTGCCCAACTAAATTATGAAGGAGAAGTATCTGTTTATCGATCTTTCCTAAACGATTATGATCGATTGAAGAAAGTTTTCCATCAAGCAGATATTGAAATAGCACCGCGTGAAGAGATAGCTGTTTTATTAAAAGCTTGTCGTAAATATTATGGGTTAAAAGGTATTTCATCGGATGATTCCAATATAGAAAATCCTAATGTAGAACCTTTAGCTAAAAAGGCTAAAAACTAA
- the prmA gene encoding 50S ribosomal protein L11 methyltransferase: MSQVKTANLWFVLELSISPELEEIVTAILWEEGTLGITLSKETPASITLQAYFNQEIDVLYWQNLLQEMFINLGYSSEDLKEIKQAEVPNEDWLKKWKENYRPVNVGEKFLITPSWLRSEVTDTKRIIIEIDPKMAFGTGTHETTQLCLKAIEDYWQGGSCLDVGCGTGILAMAAAKLYPDSRVVACDNDPEAITVAEENLEINKVENIKLFVGSASDYCTEKFSLVVANLTADVIASIINDLTACLAEKGRLILSGILADQKEQVCSVLSSHKQKIITILAAGEWIAIVSSHQVD; the protein is encoded by the coding sequence ATGAGTCAAGTTAAAACGGCTAATCTATGGTTTGTTTTAGAACTAAGTATTAGCCCAGAATTAGAAGAAATTGTAACTGCAATTTTGTGGGAAGAAGGGACTCTTGGTATAACTCTTAGTAAAGAAACACCAGCGTCTATTACCTTACAAGCTTACTTTAATCAAGAGATAGATGTTTTATATTGGCAAAACCTATTGCAAGAGATGTTTATCAATCTAGGTTATTCATCTGAAGACTTAAAAGAAATAAAACAAGCAGAAGTGCCAAATGAGGATTGGTTAAAGAAATGGAAAGAAAATTATCGTCCAGTTAATGTTGGGGAAAAATTTTTAATTACACCTTCTTGGCTAAGATCAGAAGTTACTGATACAAAAAGAATTATCATTGAAATAGACCCTAAAATGGCTTTTGGTACAGGTACACATGAAACTACACAACTTTGCTTAAAGGCTATTGAAGATTATTGGCAAGGCGGATCTTGTTTAGATGTTGGCTGTGGAACAGGAATTTTAGCAATGGCAGCAGCAAAGCTTTATCCTGATTCTAGAGTTGTAGCTTGTGATAACGACCCTGAAGCAATAACGGTTGCTGAGGAAAATTTGGAAATTAATAAAGTAGAGAATATAAAACTTTTTGTTGGGTCAGCTAGTGATTATTGCACTGAAAAATTTTCTTTAGTTGTTGCTAATCTTACAGCAGATGTTATTGCTAGTATTATTAATGATTTAACTGCCTGTTTAGCCGAAAAAGGACGATTGATTTTATCAGGAATTTTGGCTGATCAAAAAGAACAAGTTTGTAGTGTTTTAAGCTCTCACAAACAAAAAATAATAACCATTCTTGCAGCAGGTGAATGGATAGCAATTGTTAGCTCTCATCAAGTAGATTAA
- a CDS encoding MBL fold metallo-hydrolase, with the protein MKLLDCQLDIISDGTLRLDGGAMFAVVPKTIWEKVAQPDEKNRILIGLNCLLIRTEKENILVDTGIGEKWTKKQIDIYAISHPPTILTSLAKLGLTADDISIVINTHLHFDHAGGNTSFNSKGQIVPTFPKARYFVQKQEYLHACNPHERDRASYLAENWEVLLENNQLYFIDGTQEISKNITVFRVPGHNLDTQLVKITSQDTTVIFLADIIPTTAHLPVAWIMAYDLYPVELIEQKKHLLEEASSQNWVCIFEHDVKIPAGKIIKSNNTYQVIPIDF; encoded by the coding sequence GTGAAACTTTTGGATTGTCAATTAGATATTATTTCTGATGGTACTTTACGATTAGATGGTGGAGCAATGTTTGCTGTTGTTCCAAAAACAATTTGGGAAAAAGTAGCCCAGCCCGATGAGAAAAACCGAATTCTTATCGGGCTAAATTGTTTGCTAATTCGCACAGAAAAAGAAAATATTCTAGTAGATACTGGAATTGGTGAGAAATGGACAAAAAAACAAATAGATATTTACGCAATTTCTCATCCACCAACAATTTTAACTTCCCTAGCTAAACTAGGTTTAACGGCTGATGATATTTCTATTGTAATTAATACTCATTTACATTTTGACCATGCTGGTGGAAATACTAGTTTTAATTCTAAAGGTCAAATAGTACCAACTTTTCCTAAAGCTCGTTATTTTGTTCAAAAACAAGAATATCTTCATGCCTGCAATCCGCATGAACGCGATAGGGCCAGCTATTTAGCGGAAAATTGGGAAGTGCTTTTAGAAAATAACCAACTTTATTTTATTGATGGGACTCAAGAAATATCAAAAAATATTACTGTTTTTCGCGTTCCTGGACATAATTTAGATACACAATTAGTAAAAATTACCTCTCAAGATACTACAGTAATATTCTTAGCAGATATAATTCCAACAACTGCACATCTGCCAGTAGCTTGGATAATGGCTTATGATCTTTATCCTGTGGAGTTAATAGAGCAAAAAAAGCATTTACTTGAAGAGGCATCTAGCCAAAATTGGGTTTGTATTTTTGAACATGACGTTAAAATACCCGCAGGAAAAATTATAAAAAGTAATAATACTTATCAAGTAATTCCAATAGACTTTTAA
- the era gene encoding GTPase Era: protein MENTENNSVSDGAEEAIHSGIVAFIGRPNSGKSTLLNKLVGEKIAAVSDKPQTTRTQIKGILNLPKGQIVFVDTPGVHKPGYKLNRRMMQAVAEALQSVDIVILMRDVSIKMGQGERYVLDLIKESARPTFLLLNKVDLVKDKTSLLPIIDFYRQEYEFQEIIPLSARTGKNTNILVDKLLEHLPIGPRLFEEDTLTDRSMRSIAAEMVREKVLRFTGEELPFVTAVVTEYWQENAKEANINCAIYVERDSQRAIILGRAGQKIKQIGSAARKDIEHLLGKRIFLSLFVKVKENWRNDERVLDELGLEGVSHESS, encoded by the coding sequence ATGGAAAATACTGAAAATAACTCTGTTTCTGATGGAGCAGAAGAAGCTATTCACTCAGGAATAGTTGCATTTATTGGTCGTCCTAATTCTGGCAAATCTACTTTATTAAATAAACTAGTAGGCGAAAAAATTGCAGCCGTATCTGATAAACCACAAACTACACGGACTCAAATTAAAGGCATATTAAATCTACCTAAAGGACAAATTGTTTTTGTTGATACTCCAGGTGTACATAAACCTGGATATAAACTTAATCGCCGTATGATGCAAGCAGTAGCCGAGGCATTACAATCTGTTGATATAGTTATACTTATGCGAGATGTATCAATAAAAATGGGGCAAGGTGAACGCTATGTTTTAGATTTGATAAAAGAGTCTGCTCGGCCTACGTTTTTACTCTTAAATAAAGTTGATTTAGTAAAAGATAAAACCTCATTACTTCCAATAATTGATTTTTATCGCCAGGAGTATGAATTTCAAGAAATCATCCCACTTTCAGCCCGCACAGGAAAAAACACTAATATTTTAGTTGATAAATTGCTAGAACATTTGCCTATTGGCCCTAGGTTATTTGAGGAAGATACTTTAACTGACCGCAGTATGCGTTCAATTGCTGCTGAAATGGTAAGGGAAAAGGTACTTAGATTTACTGGTGAAGAATTACCATTTGTTACAGCCGTAGTAACGGAATATTGGCAAGAGAATGCAAAGGAGGCAAATATAAATTGTGCAATTTATGTTGAGCGGGATTCCCAAAGAGCAATTATTCTTGGTCGCGCAGGGCAAAAAATAAAACAAATTGGTAGTGCAGCTAGAAAAGACATTGAGCATTTACTAGGAAAAAGAATTTTTCTTTCTTTGTTTGTTAAAGTAAAAGAAAATTGGCGGAATGATGAAAGAGTTTTAGATGAGTTAGGTTTAGAAGGAGTAAGTCATGAGTCAAGTTAA
- the mce gene encoding methylmalonyl-CoA epimerase yields MKINHLGIAVKSLTDSLNFYRDTLGLSVSCTEIVADQGVEVAMLPLGESRIELLQAINPDSPVARFIEKRGQGIHHICIEVDDIVAKLAEMKAAGAQLIDETPKKGAGGHLIAFVHPKSTAGVLIELVQKEGESLE; encoded by the coding sequence ATGAAAATCAACCATTTAGGCATTGCTGTAAAATCTTTAACAGACTCACTTAATTTTTATCGTGATACTTTAGGTTTAAGTGTTAGCTGTACAGAAATAGTAGCTGATCAAGGCGTAGAAGTGGCTATGCTCCCTCTAGGAGAAAGCCGCATAGAGCTTTTACAAGCTATTAATCCTGATTCCCCAGTAGCACGTTTTATAGAAAAACGTGGTCAAGGAATCCACCATATTTGTATTGAAGTAGATGATATTGTAGCTAAACTAGCAGAAATGAAAGCAGCAGGAGCGCAGTTAATAGATGAAACACCAAAAAAAGGCGCAGGCGGACATCTAATTGCATTTGTTCACCCTAAATCTACTGCTGGAGTTTTAATAGAGTTGGTTCAAAAAGAAGGAGAATCCCTTGAATAG
- a CDS encoding 16S rRNA (uracil(1498)-N(3))-methyltransferase, with product MPGHRFFSSSENFTSSNAVISGDEAHHLRKVLRLNIGDKVSIFNGLGDEWLAVIDEFIGQNVKLSLEEKFVDNVESVLEITLTQGLIKGDKFDWVIQKAVELGVSKIQPLITEHTDIQPTKGKNV from the coding sequence ATGCCTGGCCATAGATTTTTTTCATCATCAGAAAATTTTACTAGTAGTAATGCTGTAATATCTGGAGATGAAGCACATCATTTACGAAAAGTTTTACGCCTAAATATAGGTGATAAAGTTTCTATTTTTAATGGTTTAGGGGATGAATGGTTAGCTGTAATTGATGAGTTTATTGGGCAAAATGTTAAGCTAAGTTTAGAAGAAAAATTTGTTGATAATGTTGAGTCTGTGTTAGAAATTACTTTGACTCAAGGCTTGATCAAGGGTGATAAATTTGACTGGGTAATTCAAAAAGCGGTTGAACTTGGTGTTAGCAAAATACAACCTTTAATAACAGAACATACAGATATACAACCAACAAAAGGGAAAAACGTTTAG
- a CDS encoding S-methyl-5'-thioadenosine phosphorylase — MAQATIGVIGGSGLYQMEGLTDIEEVSVDTPFGAPSDNFIIGTLEGVRVAFLARHSRGHRLMPSELPFRANIYAMKKLGVERIISASAVGSLREELKPLDLVIPDQFFDRTRGRVSTFFGEGVVAHITFADPVCHQLCNAIESAGKPLIDIKIHRGGTYICMEGPAFSTRAESNVYRSWGMDIIGMTNLQEAKLAREAELCYSTIALVTDYDCWHEGHDAVTVDMVIQYLTQNVINAQRVIRGTIKELAGLERTCKCSSALKHAVLTSPQAIPEAAKEKYKLLIGKYFPSEN, encoded by the coding sequence ATGGCACAAGCAACAATAGGTGTAATTGGTGGCAGTGGACTTTATCAAATGGAAGGTTTAACAGATATAGAAGAAGTTAGTGTTGACACTCCTTTTGGCGCACCTTCAGATAATTTTATTATTGGGACATTAGAAGGTGTAAGAGTAGCTTTTTTAGCTCGTCATAGTCGCGGCCATCGTTTAATGCCTTCAGAATTGCCTTTTCGCGCCAACATTTATGCAATGAAAAAGCTTGGAGTAGAAAGAATTATTTCTGCTTCGGCAGTAGGCTCACTTAGAGAGGAACTTAAACCTTTAGATCTCGTAATCCCAGATCAGTTTTTTGACCGCACTCGTGGAAGAGTTTCTACATTTTTTGGTGAAGGCGTAGTAGCACATATTACTTTTGCTGACCCTGTTTGTCATCAGTTATGCAATGCAATAGAGTCAGCAGGAAAACCTCTAATAGACATTAAGATTCATCGTGGTGGTACTTATATTTGTATGGAAGGCCCTGCATTTTCTACTCGTGCAGAATCAAATGTTTACCGTTCTTGGGGAATGGATATAATTGGAATGACAAACCTTCAAGAAGCTAAATTAGCACGTGAAGCAGAACTTTGTTATAGTACAATTGCTTTGGTGACTGACTATGATTGCTGGCATGAAGGACATGATGCAGTAACAGTTGATATGGTAATTCAATATCTAACTCAAAATGTTATTAATGCTCAAAGAGTAATTCGAGGTACAATTAAAGAACTTGCTGGATTAGAGAGAACTTGCAAATGTTCTTCAGCATTAAAACACGCTGTGTTAACCTCACCTCAAGCAATACCTGAAGCAGCTAAGGAAAAATATAAGTTATTAATTGGTAAGTATTTTCCTAGTGAAAATTAA